Proteins encoded together in one Ipomoea triloba cultivar NCNSP0323 chromosome 4, ASM357664v1 window:
- the LOC116015764 gene encoding LOW QUALITY PROTEIN: uncharacterized protein LOC116015764 (The sequence of the model RefSeq protein was modified relative to this genomic sequence to represent the inferred CDS: deleted 2 bases in 1 codon; substituted 1 base at 1 genomic stop codon), whose amino-acid sequence MVTIQADEISNLIRERIEQYNREVNIVNTGTVLQVGDGIARIYGLDEVMAGELVEFEEGTIGIALNLESKNVGVVLMGDGLMIQEGSSVKATARIAXIPVGDAYLGRVINALANPIDGRGEISASGFRLIESPAPGIISRRSVYEPLQTRLIAIDSMIPIGRGQRELIIGDRQTGKTAVATNTILNQQGQNVICVYVAIGQKASSVAQVVTTLQERGAMEYTIVVAETADSPATLQYLAPYTGAALAEYFMYRERHTLIIYDDLSKQAQAYRQMSFLLRRPPGREAYPGDVFYLHSRLLERAAKSSSKLGEHMKHVGQKLSLPNINKRLEDQEFIKRLITSYASASRGRIISLKAKLTRNLKGDRSVTTFLNDMRSIADDLALAQCPVSDDHMVVYILTQLGDEYSSITYAIRIRDKLISLGKLADILTDHERHLKETDDVWQSLLATANATQRSPSTSFRKVATIRPVLFASTAILLAMKPATPSNQSPITNSAVGSTSPWLFDSGASHHATPNMTPLQTFSEYKGPDEIRLGDGSSNGDVASAGDER is encoded by the exons ATGGTAACCATTCAAGCCGACGAAATTAGTAATCTTATCCGTGAACGTATTGAACAATATAATAGAGAAGTCAATATTGTAAATACCGGTACCGTACTTCAAGTAGGCGATGGCATTGCTCGTATTTACGGTCTTGATGAAGTAATGGCAGGGGAATTGGTAGAATTTGAAGAGGGTACAATCGGCATTGCTCTCAATTTGGAATCAAAAAATGTTGGTGTTGTATTAATGGGCGATGGGTTGATGATACAAGAAGGAAGTTCTGTAAAAGCAACGGCAAGAATTGCTTAGATACCAGTGGGT GACGCCTATTTGGGTCGTGTTATAAATGCCCTGGCTAACCCTATTGATGGTAGGGGCGAAATTTCAGCTTCTGGATTTCGATTAATTGAATCCCCTGCTCCGGGGATTATTTCGCGTCGTTCCGTATATGAGCCTCTTCAAACCAGGCTTATTGCTATCGATTCGATGATCCCTATAGGACGTGGTCAACGAGAATTAATTATTGGGGACAGACAAACCGGTAAAACAGCAGTAGCCACGAATACGATTCTCAATCAACAAGGTCAAAATGTAATATGTGTTTATGTAGCTATTGGGCAAAAAGCATCTTCTGTGGCTCAGGTAGTTACTACCTTACAGGAAAGGGGGGCGATGGAATACACTATTGTGGTAGCCGAAACGGCGGATTCCCCTGCTACATTACAATACCTCGCTCCTTATACAGGAGCAGCTCTGGCTGAATATTTTATGTATCGTGAAAGACACACTTTAATCATTTATGATGATCTCTCCAAACAAGCCCAAGCTTATCGTCAAATGTCTTTTCTATTACGCAGACCGCCCGGTCGCGAAGCTTATCCAGGAGATGTTTTTTATTTGCACTCACGCCTTTTGGAAAGAGCTGCTAAATCAAGTTCTAAGTTAGGtgaacacatgaaacatgtagggcaAAAACTATCATTGCCAAATATCAACAAACGTTTggaagatcaagagttcata AAACGCCTCATCACCAGCTATGCAAGTGCCTCTCGAGGGCGGATCATTTCCCTCAAGGCCAAGCTCACCAGAAACCTGAAAGGTGATCGGTCGGTTACTACCTTCTTGAATGACATGCGGTCCATCGCCGACGATCTCGCTTTGGCTCAATGCCCAGTTTCGGATGACCACATGGTTGTGTACATCCTAACACAACTTGGAGACGAATATAGTTCCATTACATATGCTATTCGTATCCGTGACAAGCTCATCTCTTTGGGCAAATTGGCTGACATTCTCACGGATCATGAACGTCACTTGAAAGAAACAGATGATGTTTGGCAGTCCCTATTGGCCACCGCGAATGCCACCCAACGCAGTCCCTCAACTTCTTTCCGCAAAGTGGCAACAATCCGTCCAGTGTTGTTTGCCAGTACTGCAATTTTGCTGGCCATGAAGCCC GCAACACCGTCCAATCAGTCACCAATAACCAACTCCGCAGTTGGGTCGACCTCACCGTGGTTGTTTGACAGTGGGGCGTCTCACCATGCCACTCCAAATATGACTCCACTACAAACCTTCTCCGAGTACAAGGGTCCAGATGAGATACGCTTGGGTGACG GATCTTCGAACGGGGATGTCGCTTCTGCAGGGGACGAACGTTAA
- the LOC116015002 gene encoding uncharacterized protein LOC116015002: MKGQVNTLSFKDVMEKTPASDLLGEATNFIKQLEENVNELKARKDSLQLPVLIIGVNESERGESLEINIVCGSENKKLKMHKVFCILKEEGAEIVSAYNSTVGLKIYHTILCKAFSPRLGMDTNRVQQA; encoded by the exons ATGAAGGGTCAAGTCAATACCCTATCTTTCAAAGATGTGATG GAAAAAACGCCGGCCTCCGATTTGTTGGGTGAAGCCACTAACTTCATCAAACAACTAGAGGAAAATGTTAATGAGCTGAAAGCAAGAAAGGATAGTCTACAATTACCCGTCCTAATAATAGGCGTGAATGAAAGTGAGAGAGGTGAAAGTTTGGAGATAAATATAGTGTGTGGGTCGGAGAACAAGAAGCTGAAGATGCACAAAGTCTTTTGTATTCTCAAAGAAGAAGGCGCTGAAATTGTGAGTGCTTACAACTCCACTGTGGGTCTCAAAATTTACCATACAATTCTTTGCAAG GCATTTTCACCTAGACTTGGAATGGATACCAATAGAGTTCAACAAGCTTGA